Proteins from a single region of Styela clava chromosome 1, kaStyClav1.hap1.2, whole genome shotgun sequence:
- the LOC120346977 gene encoding uncharacterized protein LOC120346977 isoform X1, with protein MTEVENISPSSSMTSSKSYRSSSSSGCNQSMPDHKNSIQGLPKQFVKSMRTLFDMLDDSNTGAVPLAEIERRWRDDAVPNLPGVLSALKDIAPPEQLLTFDTFVCGLRLALSRARKNEVLPLKSLNAARPKWNGHGKLQSLPCDHPLPNQKYSNVAAVFPSLHHQSNQQFQTKLNNTVNLKRRDTTVSTSKSNRPFRHRRSNSGPIFTAKIIPNVKHHTTSSQYTTQDDIKVDNGGQNHSSKQCNAKQNAEEIRKLNFEKENNCYSKDKENRADNYYRDSSNCRNNTPRSNLDQITASTLFINEVDGASVMNMQPVVLSGKYIGITGTLKRTKSSVSIPQHQQYGSLQRSSKNSENKPMVISASMNSFSTMGRSAASSRFSRNAHSLYTATGKLHSGDQLDRKRAIESNSGKVGEDEITQINENRPNNEGHGRRCNSSSPPEIPIVKYARSSSRAEVTEIPKLNLHGSMSSSTSNGDSSAATSPRSIENVAKALFTSPSDSRSSQNQEQSTPPFTVSTSAASGIRRRANSASIQQRRNIRRHTVATGIDYNTIKYMKQLDDQKKLLLQGLQAIDSTKSWFERRLNNINERQNQINLKINKGSLSVGRSTSSEDICKTEPGSADYRLDNIAETEKQMRSLMNTVSQLQTLFTSTATIEVNNGKSEEQSLTITTLRDHNQLLTREVSDKSDQVVQLQKEKAALVRQLFQARAELQQNSGNQVNTSIFI; from the exons ATGACAGAGGTAGAAAATATCTCGCCATCTTCTTCAATGACTTCATCAAAATCGTATAGGTCATCTTCGTCGTCCGGTTGCAACCAGTCAATGCCAGATCACAAAAACAGCATTCAGGGCCTTCCAAAACAATTCGTCAAATCTATGCGAACCCTATTTGACATGCTGGATGACAGCAATACGGGTGCCGTACCCTTGGCAGAAATCGAACGCCGTTGGAGAGATGACGCTGTGCCGAACCTACCTGGAGTGCTCTCTGCATTGAAAGATATTGCACCGCCTGAACAATTATTGACTTTCGACACGTTTGTTTGTGGACTTCGCCTTGCCTTATCCAGAGCAAGAAAAAACGAGGTACTTCCGCTGAAAAGTTTGAACGCCGCTCGGCCAAAATGGAATGGTCACGGTAAATTGCAAT CTCTTCCGTGCGACCATCCATTACctaatcaaaaatattcaaacgtGGCGGCCGTGTTTCCTTCTTTGCACCATCAAAGCAACCAACAGTTTCAGACAAAGCTGAATAATACTGTCAACCTGAAACGCCGGGATACCACAGTATCTACGTCGAAATCAAATAGACCATTTCGACACAGACGATCAAACAGTGGACCCATATTCACCGCAAAG ATAATACCAAACGTAAAACACCATACGACATCTTCACAATACACCACTCAAGACGACATCAAGGTGGACAACGGTGGACAAAATCATTCCTCCAAACAATGTAACGCAAAACAAAATGCCGAAGAAATTAggaaattgaattttgaaaaagaaaataactGCTATTCTAAAGACAAAGAAAACCGAGCGGATAACTATTATCGAGATTCGTCAAATTGTCGTAACAATACTCCAAGAAGCAACCTCGATCAAATAACAGCCAGCACTCTTTTCATAAACGAGGTTGACGGCGCCTCTGTGATGAATATGCAGCCGGTGGTGCTATCCGGAAAGTATATAGGAATAACAGGAACACTCAAACGTACCAAATCTTCCGTCAGTATACCTCAACACCAACAATACGGGAGTCTTCAACGGTCttcaaaaaattctgaaaataaacCGATGGTGATTTCCGCGTCCATGAATTCGTTTTCGACAATGGGAAGATCAGCGGCTTCGAGTCGATTTTCGAGAAATGCGCATTCATTATACACAGCAACCGG AAAACTGCATTCTGGTGACCAGCTCGATCGCAAGAGAGCGATAGAGAGCAACAGTGGAAAGGTTGGCGAAGATGAAATTACCCAAATCAACGAAAATCGGCCAAACAATGAAGGACACGGAAGACGATGCAATAGTTCTTCTCCACCCGAAATACCCATTGTTAAATACGCACG GAGCTCAAGCCGAGCGGAAGTCACAGAAATTCCCAAATTAAATCTTCATGGATCTATGTCGTCATCAACTTCAAACGGTGATTCGTCGGCGGCAACATCTCCTAGATCTATAGAGAATGTGGCAAAAGCACTTTTCACTTCTCCTTCAG ATTCCAGAAGTTCTCAAAATCAGGAACAAAGTACACCACCATTTACTGTTTCTACTTCGGCAGCTTCAGGGATAAGACGCCGAGCAAACAGTGCTTCTATACAACAGAGAAGAAATATTCGTCGACACACAGTTGCTACAGGAATAGATTATAATACG ATCAAATATATGAAACAGCTTGATGACCAGAAGAAGTTGTTGCTTCAAGGACTACAGGCAATAGATTCGACTAAATCATGGTTTGAAAGAAGATTAAATAACATCAATGAAAGACAGaatcaaatcaatttaaaaataaacaaaggaTCTCTTTCTGTAGGAAGATCAACATCATCCGAAGATATATGTAAAACAG AACCTGGTTCCGCAGATTATCGTCTTGATAACATTGCAGAAACTGAAAAACAGATGAGATCCTTGATGAATACCGTATCTCAGCTACAAACACTATTTACAAGCACTGCTACTATTGAG GTTAACAACGGAAAAAGCGAAGAACAATCTTTGACTATCACAACACTGCGAGACCACAATCAACTCTTAACAAGG GAAGTCTCGGATAAATCTGACCAAGTCGTTCAACTACAAAAAGAAAAAGCTGCTCTCGTGCGCCAACTATTTCAAGCTAGAGCCGAACTACAACAAAACAGCGGGAATCAAGTCAACActtctatatttatataa
- the LOC120348613 gene encoding uncharacterized protein LOC120348613 encodes MGNECSVIRGGNTEATLSSLTGTIASATNYDDDEECKWSFNPNGLQTDVMTIAVTSTNVECDKASFKIHGNQYCDKTNSFCLIFDRGNCNGNYNPHQCHITNIDSFPSIQFRGKDDARNKGFSLTYTFTNCDKLTEPTTTTAYIPTTTFTSTEDDSTALGTFTQSLTSIKPLNFTSQYFEHNTSVITSQPETTIGIEPTTASSTGSTIVAGQLNIIVILLPILIVIFLLAFILLIVLCMRRRTAKKYLNNTPHLTTTIGEDYVAADDIINGQRNTTMDFDQSYETIPQGRSQPDIVPIYSVVEKSPGVVDSSQSYETITFPNKNVEVNNPTFKNMQNHVSRPTAVYSVVRKKPKSSGRNIIISSHIPDTIVESNNENQYVAAGDVLDKLAEQSYEEVAIGTARENHSAFDKPELYSVVTPMPKNAIDEEGVTYDNPSFMEDEYKSIDGGNTDNFSDSVYNRLSRC; translated from the exons ATGGGAAATGAATGCTCCGTGATACGAGGTGGTAATACAGAAGCTACATTATCATCATTGACCGGAACCATAGCTTCCGCTACTAACTACGACGATGATGAAGAATGCAAATGGTCATTCAATCCAAACGGGCTGCAAACGGACGTCATGACCATTGCCGTGACGTCAACAAATGTTGAATGTGATAAAGCATCTTTCAAAATACATG GAAATCAATACTGTGACAAGACcaattcattttgtttaatattcgaCCGTGGAAACTGCAATGGAAATTACAATCCGCACCAATGCCatattacaaatattgattCATTTCCTTCCATTCAATTTCGAGGCAAAGACGATGCGAGAAACAAGGGATTTTCTTTGACATATActtttacaaactgtgataaaCTGA CTGAACCGACAACAACTACGGCGTATATACCGACAACTACTTTTACTTCTACGGAAGATGACTCCACAGCGCTTGGAACATTCACTCAATCTTTGACAAGCATAAAACCGTTAAATTTCACCTCACAATATTTTGAACACAACACCTCTGTTATTACCTCACAACCTGAAACAACAATTGGAATTGAACCTACAACGGCATCATCTACAG GATCGACAATCGTCGCAGGCCAATTGAATATTATTGTAATACTGCTACCGATACTGATTGTCATATTTCTTCTCGCTTTTATTCTACTAATAGTTTTATGTATGAG ACGACGAACGGCaaagaaatatttgaacaatacACCTCATTTGACCACCACTATAGGCGAGGATTACGTCGCAGCCGATGACATCATAAATGGTCAACGTAACACTACAATGGATTTCGACCAATCGTATGAAACTATTCCGCAAGGGAGATCACAACCAGACATAGTTCCGATATATTCTGTAGTGGAGAAATCTCCTGGCGTCGTAGATTCGAGTCAAAGTTACGAAACAATAACATTCCCGAATAAGAATGTTGAAGTAAACAATCCCACATTCAAAAATATGCAGAACCATGTCTCTCGGCCGACTGCGGTGTATTCTGTCGTACGCAAGAAACCAAAATCTTCAGGCCGCAATATTATCATCAGTAGCCACATACCGGATACCATCGTAGAGTCCAACAACGAAAATCAATACGTAGCTGCCGGTGACGTCTTAGATAAATTGGCCGAGCAGTCTTATGAAGAAGTTGCCATCGGAACGGCACGAGAAAATCACTCAGCATTCGACAAACCTGAATTGTATTCTGTTGTCACTCCCATGCCAAAAAATGCTATAGACGAGGAAGGAGTCACATACGACAATCCATCGTTCATGGAGGATGAGTACAAGAGTATCGATGGTGGTAACACAGATAATTTTTCAGATTCTGTATATAATAGATTATCCAGATgttga
- the LOC120346977 gene encoding uncharacterized protein LOC120346977 isoform X2, protein MTEVENISPSSSMTSSKSYRSSSSSGCNQSMPDHKNSIQGLPKQFVKSMRTLFDMLDDSNTGAVPLAEIERRWRDDAVPNLPGVLSALKDIAPPEQLLTFDTFVCGLRLALSRARKNEVLPLKSLNAARPKWNGHGKLQSLPCDHPLPNQKYSNVAAVFPSLHHQSNQQFQTKLNNTVNLKRRDTTVSTSKSNRPFRHRRSNSGPIFTAKIIPNVKHHTTSSQYTTQDDIKVDNGGQNHSSKQCNAKQNAEEIRKLNFEKENNCYSKDKENRADNYYRDSSNCRNNTPRSNLDQITASTLFINEVDGASVMNMQPVVLSGKYIGITGTLKRTKSSVSIPQHQQYGSLQRSSKNSENKPMVISASMNSFSTMGRSAASSRFSRNAHSLYTATGKLHSGDQLDRKRAIESNSGKVGEDEITQINENRPNNEGHGRRCNSSSPPEIPIVKYARSSSRAEVTEIPKLNLHGSMSSSTSNGDSSAATSPRSIENVAKALFTSPSASGIRRRANSASIQQRRNIRRHTVATGIDYNTIKYMKQLDDQKKLLLQGLQAIDSTKSWFERRLNNINERQNQINLKINKGSLSVGRSTSSEDICKTEPGSADYRLDNIAETEKQMRSLMNTVSQLQTLFTSTATIEVNNGKSEEQSLTITTLRDHNQLLTREVSDKSDQVVQLQKEKAALVRQLFQARAELQQNSGNQVNTSIFI, encoded by the exons ATGACAGAGGTAGAAAATATCTCGCCATCTTCTTCAATGACTTCATCAAAATCGTATAGGTCATCTTCGTCGTCCGGTTGCAACCAGTCAATGCCAGATCACAAAAACAGCATTCAGGGCCTTCCAAAACAATTCGTCAAATCTATGCGAACCCTATTTGACATGCTGGATGACAGCAATACGGGTGCCGTACCCTTGGCAGAAATCGAACGCCGTTGGAGAGATGACGCTGTGCCGAACCTACCTGGAGTGCTCTCTGCATTGAAAGATATTGCACCGCCTGAACAATTATTGACTTTCGACACGTTTGTTTGTGGACTTCGCCTTGCCTTATCCAGAGCAAGAAAAAACGAGGTACTTCCGCTGAAAAGTTTGAACGCCGCTCGGCCAAAATGGAATGGTCACGGTAAATTGCAAT CTCTTCCGTGCGACCATCCATTACctaatcaaaaatattcaaacgtGGCGGCCGTGTTTCCTTCTTTGCACCATCAAAGCAACCAACAGTTTCAGACAAAGCTGAATAATACTGTCAACCTGAAACGCCGGGATACCACAGTATCTACGTCGAAATCAAATAGACCATTTCGACACAGACGATCAAACAGTGGACCCATATTCACCGCAAAG ATAATACCAAACGTAAAACACCATACGACATCTTCACAATACACCACTCAAGACGACATCAAGGTGGACAACGGTGGACAAAATCATTCCTCCAAACAATGTAACGCAAAACAAAATGCCGAAGAAATTAggaaattgaattttgaaaaagaaaataactGCTATTCTAAAGACAAAGAAAACCGAGCGGATAACTATTATCGAGATTCGTCAAATTGTCGTAACAATACTCCAAGAAGCAACCTCGATCAAATAACAGCCAGCACTCTTTTCATAAACGAGGTTGACGGCGCCTCTGTGATGAATATGCAGCCGGTGGTGCTATCCGGAAAGTATATAGGAATAACAGGAACACTCAAACGTACCAAATCTTCCGTCAGTATACCTCAACACCAACAATACGGGAGTCTTCAACGGTCttcaaaaaattctgaaaataaacCGATGGTGATTTCCGCGTCCATGAATTCGTTTTCGACAATGGGAAGATCAGCGGCTTCGAGTCGATTTTCGAGAAATGCGCATTCATTATACACAGCAACCGG AAAACTGCATTCTGGTGACCAGCTCGATCGCAAGAGAGCGATAGAGAGCAACAGTGGAAAGGTTGGCGAAGATGAAATTACCCAAATCAACGAAAATCGGCCAAACAATGAAGGACACGGAAGACGATGCAATAGTTCTTCTCCACCCGAAATACCCATTGTTAAATACGCACG GAGCTCAAGCCGAGCGGAAGTCACAGAAATTCCCAAATTAAATCTTCATGGATCTATGTCGTCATCAACTTCAAACGGTGATTCGTCGGCGGCAACATCTCCTAGATCTATAGAGAATGTGGCAAAAGCACTTTTCACTTCTCCTTCAG CTTCAGGGATAAGACGCCGAGCAAACAGTGCTTCTATACAACAGAGAAGAAATATTCGTCGACACACAGTTGCTACAGGAATAGATTATAATACG ATCAAATATATGAAACAGCTTGATGACCAGAAGAAGTTGTTGCTTCAAGGACTACAGGCAATAGATTCGACTAAATCATGGTTTGAAAGAAGATTAAATAACATCAATGAAAGACAGaatcaaatcaatttaaaaataaacaaaggaTCTCTTTCTGTAGGAAGATCAACATCATCCGAAGATATATGTAAAACAG AACCTGGTTCCGCAGATTATCGTCTTGATAACATTGCAGAAACTGAAAAACAGATGAGATCCTTGATGAATACCGTATCTCAGCTACAAACACTATTTACAAGCACTGCTACTATTGAG GTTAACAACGGAAAAAGCGAAGAACAATCTTTGACTATCACAACACTGCGAGACCACAATCAACTCTTAACAAGG GAAGTCTCGGATAAATCTGACCAAGTCGTTCAACTACAAAAAGAAAAAGCTGCTCTCGTGCGCCAACTATTTCAAGCTAGAGCCGAACTACAACAAAACAGCGGGAATCAAGTCAACActtctatatttatataa
- the LOC120346991 gene encoding sodium/hydrogen exchanger 9B2-like produces the protein MDTDGVIHQLDEVLNNEESLYRPKVDEISNAESEEGLHLEHIKYPEHYEYHMKKGGQFKTKAPVDLDSEDSVGPGCGLDENSCNGKCALFWGERCMCTTRNTFLIGLKRVVTRIIMCFLFWGFFWSITAITNHSALPGGNLFGILMVFLFGIAGESLIEKIPLPFDLPGLPPLLASLVVGIILRNVPGISVAKWIKPNWSFTLRQMALGVILGEAGVEVDKQQMYLLRWVVPRLSFLPCLSEAFSWGIFSHWILSLPWLWSFMLGFVCGAVAPACVVPSMIRFQAKGMGVLRGVPTLCMAAASIDDIIAINGFNILLTITFSTGGIGYDIGVAVVEICLGIILGMIAGYLMWFFPDPRQHNIVRDRTFLLVFTSWFLIFMTNVVNLSGAGTLGTLTCSFVGSLGWPLEQVHAVAKVYKSVWYWFSPLLFGLTGANVDVTIMDGHTIGLAVGCMCLCLAVRLTVAGSAVSFLGWMYREKFMTAVTWIPKATVQAAIGGVALDHANDLCAGRTWPPLCNTTTGTTETYYGSGFNWTTSDVMITSTEIMTTGAMNTTFNNETYGTTTPSCVTEYDYPSPLYCQQITGYGTLILQVSVVVILITAPVGVFLIGVFGPILLRVDDPNITGKKPPDDNSIELGESASGFEEKMRDDVFDPGHDNQVFTKESDTMKYPTYANEPDKTSTSTKL, from the exons ATGGACACCGACGG CGTCATTCATCAATTAGACGAAGTTTTAAACAACGAAGAATCTT TGTACAGACCCAAAGTGGATGAAATTAGTAATGCTGAGAGCGAAGAAGGGCTTCATTTAGAACACATTAAATACCCAGAACATTATGAATATCATATGAAGAAAGGAGGACAATTCAAAACAAAGGCACCTGTTGATTTGGATTCTGAAGATAGCGTCGGTCCAG GTTGCGGCTTAGATGAAAACTCTTGCAATGGCAAATGTGCATTGTTTTGGGGAGAAAGATGCATGTGTACAACAAGAAATACATTTCTAATTGGACTTAAACGTGTTGTTACCAGAA TTATAATGTGCTTTCTATTCTGGGGATTTTTCTGGTCAATCACAGCAATAACAAATCATAGCGCTCTTCCAGGAGGAAATTTATTTG GTATTTTGATGGTTTTCTTGTTTGGTATAGCAGGGGAATcgttaattgaaaaaataccacTTCCATTTGACCTTCCAGGACTTCCTCCATTACTCG CTTCCCTTGTGGTTGGCATTATCTTGCGAAATGTGCCCGGAATTTCAGTTGCGAAATGGATCAAACCGAACTGGTCGTTTACACTCCGACAGATGGCACTCGGGGTTATTTTAGGAGAAGCCGGTGTGGAAGTCGACAAACAG CAAATGTATCTCTTGAGATGGGTCGTACCAAGACTGTCGTTTTTACCTTGTCTGAGCGAAGCTTTTTCTTGGGGAATATTTTCACATTGGATTCTATCTCTACCATGGCTATGGTCATTCATGCTTGG TTTCGTATGCGGTGCAGTTGCTCCAGCTTGTGTTGTCCCATCGATGATTAGATTTCAAGCGAAAGGAATGGGG GTTCTGCGAGGAGTTCCAACACTTTGTATGGCTGCTGCGTCGATTGACGATATTATTGCTATCAATGGATTTAACATACTTCTCACAATTACCTTTTCAACAG GTGGAATTGGGTATGATATTGGAGTGGCGGTCGTTGAAATATGCTTGGGAATCATTCTGGGTATGATTGCCGGATACCTTATGTGGTTCTTCCCTGATCCAAGACAG CACAACATCGTCAGAGATCGAACGTTTTTATTGGTTTTCACGTCATGGTTTCTCATCTTTATGACAAATGTTGTCAACTTATCTGGCGCCGGGACTCTTGGTACATTGACATGCTCATTTGTAGGATCACTTGGATGGCCTTTGGAACAAGTG CATGCTGTGGCTAAAGTGTACAAGTCGGTTTGGTATTGGTTTTCACCACTTCTTTTTGGTTTGACTGGAGCAAATGTGGACGTCACTATTATGGATGGACATACAATTG GTTTGGCCGTTGGATGCATGTGTCTTTGTCTTGCTGTACGATTAACGGTGGCTGGATCAGCAGTGTCATTCCTGGGTTGGATGTATAGAGAAAAATTTATGACCGCAGTAACATGGATTCCAAAAGCAACAGTTCAA GCTGCTATTGGCGGGGTAGCTCTTGATCATGCAAACGATTTATGCGCCGGAAGAACATGGCCTCCACTGTGCAACACAACTACGGGAACAACGGAAACGTATT acgGCAGTGGATTTAACTGGACAACTAGCGATGTTATGATAACGTCAACTGAAATAATGACGACGGGAGCAATGAATACTACATTCAATAATGAAACATACGGAACTACAACACCAAGTTGCGTGACTGAATATGATTACCCATCACCTCTATATTGTCAACAAATAACCGGTTATGGTACATTA attctTCAAGTATCTGTCGTTGTTATTCTTATAACCGCACCAGTAGGAGTTTTTCTCATTGGAGTTTTTGGGCCCATTTTATTGAGAGTCGACGATCCGAATATAACTGGAAAG AAACCGCCAGATGACAACAGTATTGAGCTTGGAGAAAGCGCGTCTGGATTTGAGGAGAAAATGAGAGATGATGTCTTTGACCCAG GACATGACAATCAAGTTTTTACAAAAGAATCGGATACAATGAAATATCCAACATATGCTAACGAGCCAGACAAGACAAGCACATCAACGAAGCTATGA